GGATCATTGCTTCTTTCTCGATTCAAATCAGCAAGCTGAGCGATTTCAGCATGCACTGCTCGACAACTTTACACGCTTACACCAAGACGATGACCTGAAGCACTCGTTAACCATTGGCATTGTTGGTGGCGGTGCCACAGGCGTTGAGCTTTCTGCAGAGCTATATCATGTGTCTGACATGTTGAAGATGTATGGGCTGAGTAAAATGACCGCCAAACGCCTTCGTATCGATTTAATTGAAGCCGGTCCTCGAATATTACCAGCACTACCTGAGCGTATTGCCAATTCAGCTAAGCGGGAGCTTGTGAAGCTAGGTGTCACGGTGCGAGAAGGTACTCAAGTAAAACAAGCAACGGAAGATAGTTTTATCACTAAAGAAGGGGAACAGCTAAAGGCCGACATCAAGGTGTGGGCTGCGGGGGTAAAAGCACCCGACTTTATTAGAGAGATTGGGCTGTTCGAACTTACTCGCAATAATCAAATTAAGGTAAATCAATACTTACAAAGCAGTGTAGATGAACATATTTATGTCATCGGTGATTGCTGTGCGTTTACTCAAGAAGATGGCACTCAAGTGCCACCGCGCGCTCAGTCTGCGCATCAAATGGCGCAATGTGTAGAGAAAAACCTTATCGCAACGCTAAAAAATCAACCTTTAAATAAGTTTACCTATAGCGATCACGGTTCCCTAGTAAATTTATCTCGTTATAGCACCGTAGGTAGTTTAATGGGGAATCTAACCAGCAATAGCTTTTTTATTGAAGGTACACTAGCGCGCTTTATGTATATCTCACTGTATAGAATGCATCAGCGCGCAATTCATGGTATCGCAAAAACCTTTGCACTATGGATAAGCGAAAAGGTGCTAAGAGTGGTACGGCCAAAAATGAAACTGCACTAAGTTAATCTGAACTTCAGATAATTAATGCCTTTCTAGCAACCAGTTTTAGCGCTAACTGCGTTGAATTCACGTCCAATAGCCAGCTATTGGTGTGTAAATGCGCCTTGCCTACAGGAGCTAGGTACCAGCGTGATAGAAGGGCACGAGAGCAGAGTTATCGCCAAAACTCTCTGGCTAAGTGAAGCAATTTTTAGCATTTCAAAAGCCGATGAAATTCGGCTTTTTGCTGTGTTTACTTCGCTATTTGAATATCAACTATTAAGTGACTATCCACGATAATGGACTTGTAATCACGTCATAAGTTACTCAATTTGTGTGCCTGTCCACGAAAAGGTCAGATAACCAATGAAAGCTTGATGTAGATTAGTGATTAATCATTTCCTCTTTTTTGATTAACGAAAGCTGTCGTGAAGCTTGCGCATTTGTCCTAGTATATTAATCAAGTGATTAATGGAGCTGAAACATGACAAATAAGCTAACGGAAGCCGCTGTTACCCCGAGAGAAAAGCTCATCACCGCTGGTAAATGTTTGTTTATTAACCGCGGATATAATCGAGTCACGACCAGAGCAATTGCGGACCTTGCAGAGGTTAACATTGCTTTGATTAAGTACTACTTCGGCGATAAAGCGGGGCTGTTTGAAGCGGTCTTTCGCGAAGTTGCAGCACCTCTACTGAGCTTGCTTGAAGGGATGAAAAAATCACAGTTACGCGAACTCTCACCGCTCATTTTAACTCAGTTTATAGAGCGCTACTTTCAGGTGATGAGCCAATCCCCAACGCTACCTAAGATCATTTTTATGGCACTACATGATACACACTCTAAAGAGCATGAAATCATAAAAAAGATTTTCTTTGAGCATGTAGAGAACGGTGTCAGTACCTTAAACTCGACCTTTCAAACGCTTTCGCCTGTAGAGCCCATTCGAGCTGAATGGTTACTTTTAACCTGCCTTGGCTTGTCGGCGTTTCCTTTTTTGGTGCCACCTGTGATGCAGCCGCTACTTGGTATCGAAAACTCGGATACTGAGCTGTGGCGCACCCTTGGCAAACATCAGCAAGCTATTTTTAACGTGTTTCTATCCCAGCATATTGAACGGAAAACATCATGAAAACACCGTTTTACATCATTAGTTTTGTGTTACTGACGCTTTTGGTTGGTTGCTCTAAACCCGAGCGTAAAATCTTCGGCATTATCGAACGACCTCAGGTGCAGATCAGCAGCCCAACCGGAGAGTTATTAGTTGAGTTGCTGGTAGAGCGCGGCGATAAAGTGGTAAAAGGACAGCCACTGGCGAAAATCGATGACGTGGTGCAGCAACAACAGGTTAATGCCATTGAACAGCAAATCTCGCGCTTGCAAGCGCAATATCGATTGTTACTCTCAGGCACCCGAGTTGAGCAAGTCAAACAAGCCAAAGCAAGGGTGCATGCAGCACAAGCCGCTTGGGAAGAAGCTCAGCGGCAACTTGTTCGACAGAGGCAGTTAATCAAAGACAAGTTGACCTCTCAAGATAGGGTGGATACCGCCTCTGCCAATGTTGAGTCGACACTTGGTATTTTGCAAGAGGCCCAAGAACGTCTGAAAGAGCTTGAAAATGGTACGAGAGAGGAGACAATTGAGCAAGCAAAAATCGCAATTGCAGAAGCACAAACACAGCTAATTATTGCCAACAAACAGCTCGCTGAGCTTACCCTTAAAGCACCCACTTCCGGCATTGTCGAAGATTTACCTTGGCTTGTTGGTGAGCGTCCCATTAAAGGTGCACCGATTATTTTGCTGGCTGCTGACGACAAAACATTCGCTCGGCTTTATCTACCGCAAACCCAGCTTGCTAAAGTCTCTTTGGGAAGTGTGCTAAACGTGCATTTCGATGGCAGTGATAAAAGTCTACAAGGCACCGTCAGCTACATTAGCCAAAGCGCGAGCTTCACGCCTTATTTTGCACTTTCACAAGAGGAAAGAGCACGTTTGATGTATGTGGTGGAAGTGGTGCTCACTGATAAAGTGACTGTCCCTTCAGGCACGCCGGTATGGGTGAATCTGCAAAATGACTAAGGAAATCGTGATCCAAAGTGAAGGTTTGGGTAAGCAGTTTAACAACTATTGGGCAGTTTCTGACCTAGATCTTACCGTAAAACAGGGGGAAATCTACGGTTTTCTAGGGCCAAATGGCTGTGGAAAATCAACCACAATCCGGATGTTGACTGGACTGTTAAC
The sequence above is a segment of the Pseudoalteromonas piscicida genome. Coding sequences within it:
- a CDS encoding NAD(P)/FAD-dependent oxidoreductase, with translation MNTQLPKIVIVGGGAGGLELATQLGHKLGKKRQAEILLIDKNRSHIWKPLLHEVATGSIDADLDGVVYSAHAAKHYYQFQLGSFSRVDPTNNIITLSELKDELGHRILPERQVSYDYLVLAIGSISNDFNTPGVKDHCFFLDSNQQAERFQHALLDNFTRLHQDDDLKHSLTIGIVGGGATGVELSAELYHVSDMLKMYGLSKMTAKRLRIDLIEAGPRILPALPERIANSAKRELVKLGVTVREGTQVKQATEDSFITKEGEQLKADIKVWAAGVKAPDFIREIGLFELTRNNQIKVNQYLQSSVDEHIYVIGDCCAFTQEDGTQVPPRAQSAHQMAQCVEKNLIATLKNQPLNKFTYSDHGSLVNLSRYSTVGSLMGNLTSNSFFIEGTLARFMYISLYRMHQRAIHGIAKTFALWISEKVLRVVRPKMKLH
- a CDS encoding TetR/AcrR family transcriptional regulator, with translation MTNKLTEAAVTPREKLITAGKCLFINRGYNRVTTRAIADLAEVNIALIKYYFGDKAGLFEAVFREVAAPLLSLLEGMKKSQLRELSPLILTQFIERYFQVMSQSPTLPKIIFMALHDTHSKEHEIIKKIFFEHVENGVSTLNSTFQTLSPVEPIRAEWLLLTCLGLSAFPFLVPPVMQPLLGIENSDTELWRTLGKHQQAIFNVFLSQHIERKTS
- a CDS encoding HlyD family secretion protein, with protein sequence MKTPFYIISFVLLTLLVGCSKPERKIFGIIERPQVQISSPTGELLVELLVERGDKVVKGQPLAKIDDVVQQQQVNAIEQQISRLQAQYRLLLSGTRVEQVKQAKARVHAAQAAWEEAQRQLVRQRQLIKDKLTSQDRVDTASANVESTLGILQEAQERLKELENGTREETIEQAKIAIAEAQTQLIIANKQLAELTLKAPTSGIVEDLPWLVGERPIKGAPIILLAADDKTFARLYLPQTQLAKVSLGSVLNVHFDGSDKSLQGTVSYISQSASFTPYFALSQEERARLMYVVEVVLTDKVTVPSGTPVWVNLQND